The Mytilus galloprovincialis chromosome 4, xbMytGall1.hap1.1, whole genome shotgun sequence genome contains a region encoding:
- the LOC143073455 gene encoding uncharacterized protein LOC143073455 isoform X1 yields MAMRQLSTRDLMRIILIVVLIALGCHCKPNNPLNTDDQNGRDSKELDDLPDIFDDVDGLDLSQSDLSSIDDVDDNLVDKTKFSKHRFGKKFGFDKDDKDFGFDEENKDFEFDKEDKDFGFDKFDKDCEFDEDVEFDEDCPDEEETAEKEETCVFDVSTTTGEGDFIAKISFSEKIWGFEMEEPFSVLARRRGNNRIEELGSTIEMGNKKMRGGKKGGKKGGRKGKQGDGRKGKQGGGRGRGPKPIKDVYAINTEEMAVQQYTMTFIFKYNTNSVPTFTCTTLTCSSGEPPQGTTPPLPSIPTSSPAPPPPEVPTSNPATQTPSPGPSNPATQPPSPGPSSPATQSPSPGPSSPATPPPAPTTPARPPPSLV; encoded by the exons atggcaatgagacaactctccactagagactt AATGCGAATAATACTGATTGTAGTGCTTATTGCACTTGGGTGCCATTGCAAACCTAATAACCCGCTAAACACAGATGACCAAAATGGTAGAGATAGTAAAGAACTAGACGACCTTCCCGACATTTTTGATGATGTTGATGGTCTAGATTTGAGTCAGTCTGATTTAAGCTCCATTGATGACGTTGATGATAACCTTGTTGATAAAACGAAATTTTCTAAACATCGTTTTGGCAAAAAATTTGGATTTGATAAAGACGATAAAGATTTTGGATTTGATgaagaaaataaagattttgaattTGATAAAGAGGATAAAGATTTTGGATTTGATAAATTCGACAAAGATTGTGAATTTGATGAAGATGTTGAATTCGATGAAGATTGCCCTGATGAAGAAGAAACTGCTGAGAAAGAAGAAACTTGTGTATTTGATGTGTCCACAACAACAGGAGAGGGAGATTTCATCGCTAAAATTAGCTTTTCTGAAAAAATATGGGGGTTCGAG ATGGAAGAACCATTCAGTGTATTAGCACGACGTCGTGGAAATAACAGAATTGAAGAACTTGGCAGTACCATTGAAATGGGCAATAAGAAAATGAGAGGAGGAAAGAAGGGCGGTAAAAAAGGTGGCCGTAAAGGAAAACAAGGGGATGGTCGTAAAGGGAAACAAGGGGGTGGCCGAGGACGTGGTCCAAAACCAATTAAAGATGTGTATGCTATCAATACAGAAGAAATGGCCGTTCAGCAATATACCATGacattcattttcaaatataatacTAACAGCGTCCCAACGTTCACTTGTACAACGCTAACATGTTCATCTGGTGAACCGCCTCAGGGTACAACACCACCTTTACCATCTATACCAACGAGTTCTCCTGCCCCCCCACCACCAGAAGTCCCAACGAGTAATCCTGCTACACAAACACCATCACCAGGCCCGAGTAATCCTGCCACACAACCACCGTCACCAGGTCCGAGTAGTCCTGCCACACAATCACCATCACCAGGCCCGAGTAGTCCTGCCACACCACCACCAGCACCAACTACTCCTGCCCGACCGCCACCATCACTAGTTTAA
- the LOC143073455 gene encoding uncharacterized protein LOC143073455 isoform X2 → MRIILIVVLIALGCHCKPNNPLNTDDQNGRDSKELDDLPDIFDDVDGLDLSQSDLSSIDDVDDNLVDKTKFSKHRFGKKFGFDKDDKDFGFDEENKDFEFDKEDKDFGFDKFDKDCEFDEDVEFDEDCPDEEETAEKEETCVFDVSTTTGEGDFIAKISFSEKIWGFEMEEPFSVLARRRGNNRIEELGSTIEMGNKKMRGGKKGGKKGGRKGKQGDGRKGKQGGGRGRGPKPIKDVYAINTEEMAVQQYTMTFIFKYNTNSVPTFTCTTLTCSSGEPPQGTTPPLPSIPTSSPAPPPPEVPTSNPATQTPSPGPSNPATQPPSPGPSSPATQSPSPGPSSPATPPPAPTTPARPPPSLV, encoded by the exons ATGCGAATAATACTGATTGTAGTGCTTATTGCACTTGGGTGCCATTGCAAACCTAATAACCCGCTAAACACAGATGACCAAAATGGTAGAGATAGTAAAGAACTAGACGACCTTCCCGACATTTTTGATGATGTTGATGGTCTAGATTTGAGTCAGTCTGATTTAAGCTCCATTGATGACGTTGATGATAACCTTGTTGATAAAACGAAATTTTCTAAACATCGTTTTGGCAAAAAATTTGGATTTGATAAAGACGATAAAGATTTTGGATTTGATgaagaaaataaagattttgaattTGATAAAGAGGATAAAGATTTTGGATTTGATAAATTCGACAAAGATTGTGAATTTGATGAAGATGTTGAATTCGATGAAGATTGCCCTGATGAAGAAGAAACTGCTGAGAAAGAAGAAACTTGTGTATTTGATGTGTCCACAACAACAGGAGAGGGAGATTTCATCGCTAAAATTAGCTTTTCTGAAAAAATATGGGGGTTCGAG ATGGAAGAACCATTCAGTGTATTAGCACGACGTCGTGGAAATAACAGAATTGAAGAACTTGGCAGTACCATTGAAATGGGCAATAAGAAAATGAGAGGAGGAAAGAAGGGCGGTAAAAAAGGTGGCCGTAAAGGAAAACAAGGGGATGGTCGTAAAGGGAAACAAGGGGGTGGCCGAGGACGTGGTCCAAAACCAATTAAAGATGTGTATGCTATCAATACAGAAGAAATGGCCGTTCAGCAATATACCATGacattcattttcaaatataatacTAACAGCGTCCCAACGTTCACTTGTACAACGCTAACATGTTCATCTGGTGAACCGCCTCAGGGTACAACACCACCTTTACCATCTATACCAACGAGTTCTCCTGCCCCCCCACCACCAGAAGTCCCAACGAGTAATCCTGCTACACAAACACCATCACCAGGCCCGAGTAATCCTGCCACACAACCACCGTCACCAGGTCCGAGTAGTCCTGCCACACAATCACCATCACCAGGCCCGAGTAGTCCTGCCACACCACCACCAGCACCAACTACTCCTGCCCGACCGCCACCATCACTAGTTTAA
- the LOC143073456 gene encoding temptin-like codes for MWTYILVIVLNIQIYSCKPSYRYYIPNGYIVPNPCFSPGVWDAVGHYNPVHHTLIKNQFGGDYGSETRWSHSLCHMDSDRDNKTNGAELGDPNCDWFTGEILTVTPIGHPGICEPVGSPLCIREQGFTCNDLENSANLKP; via the exons ATGTGGACGTATATTTTAGTTATAGTGCTTAACATCCAGATTTATTCTTGTAAACCAAGTTACAGATATTACATTCCGAATGGATATATTGTTCCAAATCCTTGTTTTTCACCTGGAGTATGGGATGCAGTCGGCCATTACAACCCTGTACATCATACATTGATCAAGAATCAGTTTGGTGGA gaTTATGGGAGTGAAACAAGATGGTCACACAGCCTTTGTCATATGGATTCAGATCGAGACAATAAAACAAACGGAGCGGAACTAGGTGATCCTAATTGTGATTGGTTTACAGGAGAAATTCTTACTGTAACACCTATAGGGCATCCGG GTATTTGTGAACCTGTTGGAAGTCCTTTGTGTATAAGGGAGCAGGGATTCACATGCAATGACTTGGAGAACAGTGCCAATCTTAAGCCctaa
- the LOC143073457 gene encoding temptin-like, producing the protein MWTCVIVILVTIQIYSCKPSYRDYIPNGYSVPNPCVSPGVWNAVGHYNPFHHTLIKNKFGRDFTSASNFWSLSLCRMDSDRDNKTNGAELGDPDCVWFEGQTPSHTPMSHPGICEPVGHPECLRQQGFTCDKMENSPHLKP; encoded by the exons ATGTGGACGTGCGTTATAGTTATACTGGTTACTATCCAGATTTATTCCTGTAAACCAAGTTACAGAGATTACATTCCGAATGGATATAGTGTTCCAAATCCGTGTGTATCCCCCGGAGTATGGAATGCAGTTGGACACTACAACCCATTCCATCATACACTTATCAAAAACAAGTTTGGTCGG gatTTTACGAGTGCTTCAAATTTTTGGAGCCTAAGCCTTTGTCGTATGGATTCAGATCGCGACAATAAAACAAACGGGGCTGAACTAGGAGATCCTGATTGTGTATGGTTTGAAGGACAAACTCCATCTCACACACCTATGAGCCATCCTG gtATTTGTGAACCGGTTGGCCATCCCGAGTGCCTGAGACAACAAGGTTTTACCTGCGATAAAATGGAAAACAGCCCTCATCTTAAACCATAA